In Gemmatimonadota bacterium, the following proteins share a genomic window:
- a CDS encoding DUF86 domain-containing protein produces the protein MIDYCEKILTYTKGLKHEAFSADTLVYDAILRNLVLIGEAAIHIPDDIRGAHPEIYWRRFIATRHRLAHGYPGIDVDVIWDVIRTDVPNQLPELRNLLNEVKEESG, from the coding sequence ATGATCGACTACTGCGAGAAAATACTTACGTATACGAAGGGGCTGAAACATGAGGCGTTCAGTGCCGATACACTCGTCTATGATGCCATACTGCGCAATCTCGTACTGATCGGCGAGGCGGCAATTCATATTCCTGACGATATACGTGGTGCGCACCCCGAGATATACTGGCGCCGCTTCATAGCAACACGTCACCGTCTGGCTCACGGATACCCGGGTATAGACGTCGACGTAATCTGGGACGTCATCCGGACCGACGTACCAAATCAGCTGCCCGAACTGCGAAACCTGTTGAACGAGGTGAAAGAGGAATCCGGGTAG
- a CDS encoding nucleotidyltransferase family protein has translation MSKDTVLNMFRTHKATLMNLFGVTKLALFGSFAHDQTIDGSDIGVVVRFDSRATSDRYHGVQFYLEDLLGCPVDLVTDKALRAEIRPYVEREMVDV, from the coding sequence ATGAGCAAAGACACCGTCCTGAATATGTTCCGAACGCATAAGGCGACCCTCATGAATCTATTCGGTGTTACCAAACTCGCCCTTTTCGGTTCCTTTGCCCACGACCAGACAATTGACGGCAGCGACATCGGTGTTGTAGTACGTTTCGACTCGCGGGCGACATCGGATCGGTATCATGGTGTCCAGTTTTACCTGGAAGACCTGCTGGGTTGTCCGGTCGATCTGGTAACAGACAAAGCGTTGCGTGCGGAGATACGACCGTATGTAGAAAGGGAAATGGTCGATGTCTGA
- a CDS encoding phosphate/phosphite/phosphonate ABC transporter substrate-binding protein, giving the protein MPFVSNARMYAVSPEAETAWKELIAHVAEDAGTAFDYVAYPAPRPLEDLWRRDDLGCVQMCGYPIALDLADVVPLASPIPAASWAGGKALSRTDLIVRVDAPFRTLSETFGGTVGWTVVHSQSGFNALRYHLLPYRKEDRPRLYRRSVGHLVTARRILDSVADRSIDVGPLDAYWHMLVRKYLPGLTEKVRILESTETVPMPAFVTVPAMPRHTVDHLREAFAAAHTRPWFAPFRASLLIDGFELVTREAFHRTLEWARAAEVTGYLEPG; this is encoded by the coding sequence ATGCCATTCGTATCCAACGCCCGCATGTACGCCGTTAGCCCCGAGGCCGAGACGGCCTGGAAGGAACTCATCGCCCACGTCGCCGAGGATGCCGGCACGGCGTTCGATTACGTCGCCTACCCGGCGCCGCGGCCGCTCGAGGACCTCTGGCGCCGCGATGACCTCGGGTGCGTGCAGATGTGCGGATACCCGATCGCGCTCGACCTTGCCGACGTCGTGCCCCTGGCCTCGCCCATCCCCGCCGCGTCCTGGGCCGGTGGCAAAGCGCTTTCCCGGACCGACCTGATCGTGCGCGTCGATGCGCCCTTTCGCACGCTGTCCGAGACCTTTGGCGGGACCGTGGGATGGACCGTGGTCCACTCGCAGTCGGGCTTCAATGCGCTGCGCTATCATCTTCTGCCTTATCGCAAAGAGGACCGCCCGCGCCTCTACCGCCGTTCGGTCGGCCATCTCGTCACAGCCCGGCGGATCCTCGACAGCGTGGCGGACAGGAGTATCGACGTAGGGCCACTGGACGCCTACTGGCACATGTTGGTCAGGAAGTACCTGCCGGGGCTTACAGAGAAGGTCCGCATACTCGAATCGACCGAAACCGTACCGATGCCGGCATTCGTCACCGTCCCCGCGATGCCCCGGCACACGGTCGATCACCTGCGCGAGGCTTTTGCGGCAGCCCATACGCGGCCCTGGTTCGCCCCGTTCCGAGCATCGCTTCTGATCGATGGGTTTGAGCTCGTGACGCGCGAGGCGTTTCATCGTACTTTGGAATGGGCGCGGGCCGCAGAAGTCACGGGTTACCTGGAACCGGGGTGA
- a CDS encoding FAD-dependent oxidoreductase — translation MTANKKKNSLSRRNFLARSGTALVPLVLGTACSDNVMGPDESDPTEAPPEPTSPTPAPPEERVDVIVVGGGLSGLVAAYELVRTGHNVQVLEASNVIGGRAQTLREPFDDGLIAETGPARIPPSHDLTLGYINHFGIETSPFYTQEGEYLVVSNQGVRQRQTPAVFLSGGRDAWLKIPAGIDALPMAFAEALGDRVRTGLPVTKVVRDESGVGATYGPAAKELRGRKLICTVPLPVIDKIEFDPVLSASKQAAFEATSYQDVTRVYVQYAQRIWEGDGLNGWGLTFSEGYSEFWHPTWNQEGPRGILMSYMFGELARRIAATSPGAIVPGFIGRFNNLFPGTREVAEHGTHFAWEHQPWIGAAFANYNPPFSEHPELASPEGPIHFAGEHASGHRGWMQRALESGLRAAREIDGAVTEQRSRATVAISRRQMVRRLAGISNVPGWLVP, via the coding sequence ATGACGGCCAACAAGAAAAAGAATTCGCTCAGCCGCCGGAACTTTCTCGCCCGGAGCGGCACTGCCCTGGTTCCTCTAGTCCTGGGCACCGCCTGCTCGGACAACGTCATGGGCCCCGACGAAAGTGACCCGACCGAGGCGCCGCCCGAACCGACGTCGCCGACACCGGCGCCACCTGAAGAACGGGTCGACGTGATCGTGGTGGGCGGCGGTCTGTCGGGGCTGGTCGCCGCGTACGAGTTGGTCCGGACAGGGCACAACGTCCAGGTCCTGGAAGCATCAAACGTAATCGGGGGCCGGGCACAGACACTTCGCGAGCCCTTCGACGACGGGCTCATCGCCGAAACCGGTCCGGCCCGCATCCCGCCCTCCCACGATCTGACGCTCGGTTACATCAATCACTTCGGCATCGAGACATCGCCCTTCTATACCCAGGAGGGTGAGTACCTCGTCGTCTCCAATCAGGGGGTCCGCCAGCGGCAGACACCGGCCGTGTTCCTCAGTGGGGGTCGGGACGCATGGCTCAAGATTCCGGCCGGGATCGATGCCTTGCCGATGGCCTTTGCCGAAGCGCTCGGAGACCGCGTGCGGACCGGCTTGCCGGTGACGAAAGTAGTCCGGGACGAGAGCGGGGTGGGGGCCACCTACGGACCCGCCGCGAAGGAACTGCGGGGCCGCAAACTCATCTGCACGGTCCCCCTCCCGGTCATCGACAAGATCGAGTTTGACCCCGTCCTCTCGGCATCGAAGCAAGCGGCCTTCGAAGCCACATCCTACCAGGACGTCACCCGGGTTTACGTCCAGTATGCGCAGCGAATCTGGGAGGGCGACGGCTTGAACGGATGGGGGTTGACGTTCTCGGAGGGATACTCGGAGTTCTGGCATCCCACCTGGAACCAGGAGGGGCCTCGGGGTATTCTGATGTCCTATATGTTTGGAGAATTGGCACGCAGGATCGCGGCGACCTCTCCCGGTGCCATCGTGCCCGGCTTCATCGGTCGCTTCAATAACCTGTTCCCCGGTACGCGCGAGGTGGCGGAACATGGTACCCACTTCGCGTGGGAGCATCAGCCCTGGATCGGGGCGGCCTTCGCCAATTACAATCCTCCGTTCTCGGAGCATCCTGAACTGGCATCGCCCGAGGGCCCCATTCACTTCGCCGGCGAGCATGCCTCGGGGCATCGGGGGTGGATGCAGCGCGCCCTCGAGTCTGGCCTTCGGGCGGCCAGGGAAATCGATGGGGCGGTCACCGAGCAGCGCTCCCGTGCGACCGTGGCCATCTCGCGGCGGCAGATGGTGCGCCGTTTGGCGGGCATCTCGAATGTGCCTGGGTGGCTGGTGCCATGA
- a CDS encoding AAA family ATPase, whose product MQNTIEKTIFVIAGPNGAGKTTFATEFLPNEADCSVFINADFIEQGLNPIRPHQTTFTAGRLMLKQIHEHVRKGESFAFETTLSGRIYARRIPRWREQGYRIRLFFLRLPNPEAAIARVAQRVSEGGYDVPETLIRRRFDAGWRNFKKIYRDLVDEWALYDNSGDEPRLLQETVKG is encoded by the coding sequence TTGCAAAATACGATCGAAAAGACGATATTCGTGATTGCCGGACCGAATGGTGCGGGGAAGACGACATTTGCTACCGAATTCCTGCCCAACGAGGCTGACTGCTCCGTCTTCATAAATGCCGATTTCATCGAGCAGGGTCTGAACCCAATTCGTCCTCATCAAACAACCTTTACGGCCGGACGGTTAATGCTGAAACAGATACACGAACACGTTCGAAAAGGCGAAAGTTTCGCATTTGAGACTACACTGAGCGGACGTATCTATGCCCGCAGGATTCCTCGCTGGCGTGAACAAGGATACCGGATTCGGCTGTTCTTCTTGCGTCTTCCGAACCCGGAAGCAGCGATTGCACGCGTTGCGCAACGTGTGTCAGAAGGAGGATACGATGTGCCCGAGACCTTGATTCGTCGTCGGTTCGATGCCGGCTGGAGAAACTTTAAGAAGATATATCGAGACCTTGTAGACGAATGGGCTCTATATGATAACTCAGGCGATGAACCAAGACTACTGCAGGAGACTGTCAAAGGATGA
- the gltB gene encoding glutamate synthase large subunit, which produces MRKRGDLYMKKPRGLYDPAYEHDACGVGVVANLSGEKSYAIIRNAIRVLVNLEHRGACGCDPHTGDGAGLLFQLPHDFFQRQCRLSGISLPEAGQYAVGMVFLPRGAEHRRWCERAIEKTVWEEDQVFLGWRDVPVDFSQAGELATQVSPLIRQFFIGSGEQTDDQDRFERKLYVIRKVIENAVDAKLPEDNRDDFYIASLSSKTIVYKGLLRADQLDSFYRDLSDESIVTSLALVHSRYSTNTLGSWRLAHPYRLLCHNGEINTIRGNQNWMRAREALFASPLFGDDMAKLSPIIREGASDTAGFDNALELLVSTGRSLPHALMMMIPEAWENHESMSDEKKAFYEYHACLMEPWDGPALIAACDGDRICTTLDRNGLRPFRYVVTKDDFVVGASEAGVLDIPPERILTRGRLQPGRLFLIDTVRGRIVTDDEIKHEISSRKPYRAWLDEHMENLDDLQEPDDVPGLDLATLEERQRAFGYTSEELKILIGPMAAHGYEPVGSMGNDAPIAVLSNKPQLLFHYFKQLFAQVTNPPLDAIREELVTSVDTSIGPEQDLFAETPDHCRQLRIPRPVLSNGELARIRALDLPGLKSETLPAVFRRSAGVAGTDESAGPGGAASAGDPTETARSASAGTLEEAVDELCFEAGRAIRERGATLLILSDRKVGPDWVQIPSLIATAAVHHYLIREGLRTSAAIVVESGEPREVMHFCLLIGYGANAINPYLTLETVEWMSIDGLIDPPASTVSPASAASPVGPGGPGGADKARKNLINALCKGVLKTMSKMGISTIKSYHGAQIFEAIGLKQSVIDKYFTWTASRIEGIGLPEIEAEYRQHHHHGYPERPVANGHTLDVGGYYQWRSDGEHHLFNPQTIALLQTSTRTGDYELFRQYTDQIDDQTRLLGTLRGLFDYRQVQPPVPIEEVEPASEIVKRFSTGAMSYGSISKEAHETLAIAMNRIGGRSNSGEGGEDPDRYYPDDNGDWRNSAIKQVASGRFGVTSNYLVNATDLQIKMAQGAKPGEGGQLPGHKVFEEIARVRKSTPGVGLISPPPHHDIYSIEDLAQLIHDLKSANDRARIHVKLVAEVGVGTVAAGVSKGKADVVLISGYDGGTGASPESSMKHAGVPWELGVAETQQVLVQNDLRGRIVVQTDGQLKTGRDVVMACMLGAEEFGFATAALVVSGCIMLRKCHLNTCSVGVATQDEELRKRFTGKPEHVINFMMFIAEQMREQMAQLGFRTVNEMVGRTDCLDTRKAIDHWKAKGLDFTRMLAPVEAPDRVARYCCESQDHGLEKKLDQRLIELSTEALEDRQPVALRHAIHNIDRTTGAMLSAEVSRRHGEEGLPENTIRVRLHGSAGQSFGAFLAPGITFLLEGESNDYTGKGLSGGIMAVFPPENASFVPTENVIIGNVALYGATGGQAYFRGRAGERFAVRNSGAETVVEGVGDHGCEYMTGGRVVVIGPVGRNFAAGMSGGVAYVLDEKGVFPGLCNQEMVDLEPLIEEEDVAEVRRLIEAHVRYTGSDRGEDVLARWSELRDTFVKIMPVDYRRALKEMAERAAQEAETNGHPAETVPEAVPVGVNGGKG; this is translated from the coding sequence ATGCGAAAAAGGGGCGATCTTTATATGAAAAAACCCCGGGGTCTCTACGATCCAGCCTATGAGCACGACGCGTGCGGCGTGGGTGTCGTGGCGAATCTGAGCGGCGAGAAGTCGTACGCCATCATTCGCAACGCCATCCGGGTGCTGGTCAACCTGGAGCATCGCGGCGCCTGCGGATGCGATCCCCACACGGGGGATGGCGCGGGCCTGCTGTTCCAGCTTCCCCATGACTTCTTCCAGCGGCAGTGCCGGCTCTCCGGCATTTCACTGCCGGAAGCGGGCCAGTACGCCGTGGGCATGGTGTTCCTGCCCAGGGGCGCCGAACATCGCCGGTGGTGCGAGCGGGCGATCGAGAAAACTGTCTGGGAGGAAGATCAGGTTTTCCTGGGATGGCGCGACGTGCCGGTGGATTTCAGCCAGGCCGGGGAACTGGCGACCCAGGTGTCCCCGCTGATCCGGCAGTTCTTCATCGGAAGCGGCGAACAGACGGACGACCAGGATAGATTCGAGCGCAAGCTGTACGTCATCCGCAAGGTCATCGAAAACGCCGTCGACGCGAAGCTTCCCGAGGACAACCGCGACGACTTCTACATCGCCAGCCTGTCGAGCAAGACCATCGTCTACAAGGGACTGCTTCGGGCGGACCAGCTGGACTCCTTCTACCGCGACCTGTCCGACGAGTCCATCGTCACGTCCCTGGCCCTGGTGCATTCCAGGTACAGCACCAACACGCTGGGGTCGTGGCGGCTCGCCCATCCCTACCGGCTGCTCTGCCACAACGGCGAAATCAACACGATCCGCGGGAACCAGAACTGGATGCGCGCCCGGGAGGCGCTCTTCGCGTCTCCGCTGTTCGGCGACGACATGGCCAAGCTGAGCCCGATCATTCGCGAAGGGGCCAGCGATACGGCAGGGTTCGACAATGCGCTGGAACTGCTAGTCTCCACGGGACGGTCGCTGCCCCACGCCCTCATGATGATGATCCCGGAAGCCTGGGAGAATCATGAGTCCATGTCGGACGAGAAGAAGGCCTTCTACGAATACCACGCCTGCCTAATGGAACCGTGGGACGGCCCCGCCCTCATCGCGGCATGCGACGGCGACCGCATCTGCACGACCCTGGACCGCAATGGACTGCGGCCTTTCCGGTACGTGGTGACGAAGGATGATTTCGTCGTGGGCGCGTCTGAAGCCGGCGTACTGGATATCCCGCCCGAACGGATCCTCACGCGGGGACGGCTGCAGCCCGGACGCCTGTTCCTGATCGACACGGTCCGCGGCCGCATCGTCACCGACGACGAGATCAAGCACGAGATCAGTTCGCGCAAGCCCTATCGCGCCTGGCTGGACGAGCACATGGAGAACCTGGACGACCTTCAGGAGCCGGACGACGTACCCGGACTCGACCTGGCGACGCTGGAAGAACGGCAACGGGCCTTCGGATACACCAGCGAGGAGCTGAAGATCCTCATCGGCCCAATGGCGGCCCATGGGTACGAACCCGTGGGGTCCATGGGCAACGACGCGCCGATCGCCGTCCTGTCCAACAAGCCGCAACTACTGTTCCACTACTTCAAGCAGCTGTTTGCCCAGGTCACCAATCCTCCCCTGGACGCCATCCGCGAAGAACTGGTCACGTCCGTGGACACCTCGATCGGGCCCGAGCAGGACCTCTTCGCCGAAACGCCCGATCACTGCCGGCAACTCCGGATCCCCCGCCCCGTGCTGTCCAACGGGGAACTAGCCCGCATCCGGGCGCTCGACCTTCCCGGGCTGAAATCGGAGACGCTACCGGCCGTGTTCCGGCGGTCGGCCGGGGTCGCGGGAACAGATGAGTCTGCGGGACCAGGCGGGGCCGCGTCGGCCGGCGATCCAACGGAAACTGCCAGGTCCGCGTCCGCCGGCACCCTCGAGGAGGCCGTGGACGAGCTCTGCTTCGAGGCGGGCCGGGCCATCCGGGAACGGGGCGCGACGCTGCTCATCCTTTCGGACCGGAAAGTCGGACCGGACTGGGTCCAGATCCCTAGTCTGATCGCCACTGCCGCTGTGCACCATTATCTCATACGGGAAGGACTGCGGACCAGCGCGGCTATCGTCGTGGAATCGGGCGAACCGCGGGAGGTCATGCACTTCTGCCTGCTCATCGGCTACGGGGCCAATGCCATCAATCCCTACCTGACCCTCGAAACGGTGGAATGGATGAGCATCGACGGTCTGATCGATCCGCCGGCCAGCACGGTCAGCCCGGCCAGCGCGGCCAGCCCGGTCGGCCCAGGCGGTCCAGGCGGCGCGGACAAGGCGCGGAAGAACCTGATCAATGCCCTGTGCAAGGGCGTCCTGAAGACCATGTCCAAGATGGGCATCTCCACCATCAAGTCCTATCACGGCGCGCAGATCTTCGAGGCCATCGGCCTGAAGCAGTCGGTCATCGACAAGTACTTCACGTGGACCGCGTCCCGCATCGAGGGCATCGGCTTGCCCGAGATCGAAGCCGAGTACCGCCAGCATCATCACCACGGCTATCCCGAACGTCCCGTGGCGAACGGCCATACGCTGGACGTGGGGGGCTACTACCAGTGGCGGAGCGACGGCGAGCACCACCTCTTCAACCCCCAGACCATCGCGCTCCTGCAGACGTCGACGCGCACCGGCGATTATGAACTCTTCCGCCAGTACACGGACCAGATCGACGATCAGACGCGCCTGCTGGGCACGCTGCGCGGCCTGTTCGACTACAGGCAGGTGCAACCACCGGTGCCGATCGAGGAAGTGGAGCCGGCCTCGGAGATCGTCAAGCGCTTCTCCACCGGCGCCATGTCCTACGGCTCCATCAGCAAGGAAGCCCACGAGACGCTGGCCATCGCCATGAACCGCATCGGCGGCCGGAGCAATTCCGGCGAGGGGGGCGAGGACCCGGACCGCTACTATCCGGATGATAACGGCGACTGGCGGAACAGTGCCATCAAGCAGGTGGCCTCGGGCCGGTTCGGGGTGACGAGCAACTACCTGGTCAACGCCACGGACCTGCAGATCAAGATGGCCCAGGGCGCGAAGCCCGGGGAAGGCGGTCAGTTGCCGGGCCACAAGGTCTTCGAAGAGATCGCGCGCGTGCGGAAGTCCACTCCCGGCGTGGGGCTCATCTCGCCGCCGCCCCATCACGACATCTATTCCATTGAGGACCTGGCACAGCTGATCCACGACCTGAAGAGCGCCAACGACCGGGCCCGCATCCACGTCAAGCTCGTGGCCGAGGTGGGCGTGGGCACCGTGGCGGCCGGCGTGTCCAAGGGCAAGGCCGACGTGGTCCTCATCAGCGGGTACGACGGCGGCACCGGCGCCTCGCCGGAATCGTCCATGAAGCACGCGGGCGTGCCGTGGGAGCTGGGCGTCGCCGAGACGCAGCAGGTGCTGGTCCAGAACGACCTGCGGGGCCGCATCGTGGTGCAGACCGACGGCCAGCTCAAGACGGGCCGCGACGTGGTCATGGCCTGCATGCTGGGCGCCGAGGAGTTCGGCTTCGCCACGGCCGCCCTGGTGGTGAGCGGCTGCATCATGCTCCGCAAGTGCCATCTGAACACCTGCTCCGTGGGCGTGGCTACGCAGGACGAGGAGCTGCGCAAGCGCTTCACGGGCAAGCCCGAGCACGTCATCAACTTCATGATGTTCATCGCCGAGCAGATGCGGGAGCAGATGGCCCAGCTGGGCTTCCGTACGGTGAACGAGATGGTGGGGCGCACCGACTGCCTGGATACGCGCAAGGCCATCGACCACTGGAAGGCGAAGGGCCTGGACTTCACCCGGATGCTCGCGCCCGTGGAGGCCCCCGACCGCGTGGCCCGCTACTGCTGCGAAAGCCAGGACCACGGCCTGGAGAAGAAGCTCGACCAGCGGCTCATCGAATTGTCCACGGAGGCCCTGGAGGACCGCCAACCGGTCGCGCTGCGGCACGCGATCCACAATATCGACCGGACGACGGGCGCCATGCTCAGCGCGGAGGTATCGCGCAGGCACGGCGAGGAAGGCCTCCCGGAAAATACGATCCGGGTCCGGCTGCACGGCTCGGCTGGCCAGAGTTTCGGCGCCTTCCTGGCGCCGGGCATCACCTTCCTCCTGGAAGGCGAATCGAACGACTACACGGGCAAGGGACTGTCCGGCGGCATCATGGCCGTTTTCCCGCCCGAGAACGCGAGCTTCGTGCCCACCGAGAACGTGATTATCGGCAACGTGGCCCTCTACGGCGCCACCGGAGGGCAGGCCTATTTCCGCGGCCGGGCCGGGGAACGGTTCGCCGTGCGGAACAGCGGCGCCGAGACCGTGGTCGAAGGCGTCGGCGACCACGGCTGCGAATACATGACCGGCGGCCGCGTGGTCGTCATCGGTCCGGTGGGACGCAACTTCGCCGCGGGCATGAGCGGCGGTGTGGCCTACGTCCTCGACGAGAAGGGCGTCTTCCCCGGGCTGTGCAACCAGGAGATGGTGGACCTGGAACCGCTGATCGAGGAAGAGGACGTCGCCGAGGTGCGGCGGCTGATCGAGGCCCACGTGCGCTATACCGGCAGCGACCGGGGCGAGGACGTGCTGGCCCGGTGGTCCGAACTCCGGGACACCTTCGTCAAGATCATGCCCGTCGACTACCGCCGAGCACTCAAGGAAATGGCGGAACGGGCGGCGCAGGAAGCCGAGACCAACGGACATCCCGCCGAGACGGTGCCCGAAGCGGTCCCCGTGGGCGTCAACGGCGGCAAGGGATAA
- a CDS encoding phytanoyl-CoA dioxygenase family protein, producing the protein MFTPDQIDHYNREGYVVYPDFISGEDLAALKSEIDRASEGNTKANHDAARMEMEPNQEPDGTLVRRIYEPCTYYQPFRDFSESTALLDCVEQLFGPNLLFHYSKINMKPQNIGSIVEWHQDLSYYPLTNRDSVSILFYLDDTSEENGCLKVIPRRHTEALMSHSTEGFFRGKVTEEVDDTEAVLLEGTGGTAIFMSAMTPHASAINSSDRPRKTLILSYRAADAFPIHCGVMSDKVEAHSRLVRGERASQARFTMADFPIPRYEDEVASLYDLQERSRKSA; encoded by the coding sequence ATGTTCACCCCGGATCAAATCGATCATTACAACCGCGAGGGATACGTCGTCTACCCGGATTTCATATCAGGTGAGGACCTCGCAGCCTTGAAGTCGGAAATAGACCGGGCATCGGAAGGAAACACGAAGGCGAATCACGACGCCGCGCGCATGGAGATGGAACCGAACCAGGAACCGGACGGCACATTGGTGCGGCGTATCTATGAACCGTGCACCTACTATCAGCCCTTCCGGGATTTCTCGGAATCGACCGCCCTGCTGGACTGCGTCGAACAGCTGTTCGGCCCGAACCTGCTCTTCCACTACAGCAAGATCAACATGAAACCCCAGAACATCGGGTCCATCGTGGAGTGGCACCAGGACCTGTCCTACTACCCCCTGACCAACCGCGATTCTGTGTCCATCCTCTTCTACCTCGACGACACCTCCGAGGAGAACGGCTGCCTGAAGGTCATTCCCCGGCGCCACACGGAAGCGCTGATGAGCCACAGCACCGAGGGATTCTTCCGGGGCAAGGTCACGGAGGAAGTGGACGATACCGAGGCCGTGCTGCTGGAAGGCACCGGGGGCACGGCGATCTTCATGAGCGCCATGACGCCCCACGCTTCGGCCATCAACTCGTCGGACCGGCCGCGGAAGACGCTCATCCTCAGCTACCGCGCGGCCGACGCCTTCCCCATCCACTGCGGGGTCATGTCGGACAAGGTCGAGGCGCACAGCCGGCTGGTCCGCGGCGAACGGGCTTCACAGGCCCGCTTCACCATGGCGGATTTCCCCATTCCGCGCTATGAAGACGAGGTCGCGTCGCTGTACGATCTGCAGGAGAGGTCGAGGAAGTCGGCGTGA
- a CDS encoding glutamate synthase subunit beta: MGKTTGFMEYERGTAGYRDPHERVGDWEEFVLPMAEDSLREQGARCMDCGIPFCHTGVPMGKGPGASGCPLNNLIPDWNDLVYRNHWKEALQQLHKTNNFPEFTGRVCPAPCEGSCVLGINSDPVTIKSIECAIVDRGFEEGWIQPEPPPNRTGKKVAVIGSGPAGLACAAQLNRAGHHVKVYERADRPGGLLMYGIPNMKLDKEKVVQRRLDQMSAEGVEFVTGVEIGKDVPAADLGSENDAVVICTGATKPNDFVRNAPGRGLDGVHFAMEFLHANTKSLLDSGHEDGNYISAKDKHVIVLGGGDTGTDCVGTAIRHGCRTMNQFDVIPKPPPERAPNNPWPQWPVVYKLDYGQEEGKALFGADPRRYDTSTVEFIDDGQGRVKALRTIDLDWSVPSNGAPFSPKKGTEQEWPADLVLLAMGFSGPEDPVIEQLEVERDARSNAQAEYGKYATSVENVFAAGDARRGQSLVVWAIHEGRGAAREVDRYLMGSTDLP; the protein is encoded by the coding sequence ATGGGTAAAACAACCGGCTTCATGGAGTACGAGCGGGGGACGGCAGGTTATAGGGATCCCCACGAACGTGTCGGCGACTGGGAAGAGTTCGTCCTGCCCATGGCGGAAGATTCGCTGCGGGAGCAGGGCGCCCGCTGCATGGACTGCGGCATTCCCTTCTGCCACACCGGGGTTCCGATGGGCAAGGGACCCGGCGCGTCGGGCTGCCCCCTGAACAACCTCATTCCCGACTGGAACGACCTGGTCTACCGGAACCACTGGAAGGAAGCCCTCCAGCAGCTGCACAAGACCAACAATTTCCCCGAGTTCACCGGGCGTGTCTGCCCCGCGCCCTGCGAGGGATCCTGCGTCCTGGGCATCAACTCCGATCCGGTGACCATCAAGAGCATCGAGTGCGCCATCGTGGACCGCGGATTCGAGGAAGGCTGGATCCAGCCGGAGCCGCCGCCGAATCGCACCGGAAAGAAGGTGGCCGTCATCGGGTCCGGGCCCGCCGGCCTGGCCTGCGCCGCCCAGCTCAACCGCGCCGGCCACCACGTGAAGGTCTACGAACGGGCCGACCGGCCGGGCGGACTGCTCATGTACGGCATCCCGAACATGAAGCTCGACAAGGAAAAGGTCGTCCAACGCCGTCTCGACCAGATGTCGGCCGAGGGCGTCGAGTTCGTGACCGGTGTCGAAATCGGGAAAGACGTGCCCGCGGCGGATCTGGGCAGCGAAAACGACGCCGTGGTGATCTGCACCGGCGCCACCAAACCCAACGACTTCGTGCGCAACGCGCCGGGCCGCGGCCTGGACGGCGTCCATTTCGCCATGGAATTCCTCCACGCGAACACGAAGAGCCTGCTGGACTCGGGTCACGAGGACGGCAACTACATCTCGGCCAAGGACAAGCACGTGATCGTACTGGGCGGCGGCGATACGGGCACCGACTGCGTGGGTACGGCTATCCGCCACGGCTGCAGGACGATGAACCAGTTCGACGTGATCCCCAAACCGCCTCCCGAACGTGCGCCGAACAACCCCTGGCCCCAGTGGCCGGTGGTCTACAAGCTCGACTACGGCCAGGAAGAAGGCAAGGCCCTCTTCGGCGCCGACCCCCGGCGCTACGACACCAGCACCGTCGAGTTCATCGACGACGGCCAGGGCCGGGTCAAGGCCCTGCGCACCATCGACCTCGACTGGTCGGTCCCCAGCAATGGCGCGCCCTTCAGCCCGAAGAAGGGCACGGAGCAGGAGTGGCCCGCCGACCTCGTCCTCCTGGCGATGGGCTTCTCCGGTCCGGAAGATCCGGTGATCGAGCAGCTCGAAGTGGAACGGGACGCCCGGTCAAATGCCCAGGCCGAATACGGGAAGTACGCCACGAGCGTGGAGAACGTCTTCGCGGCCGGCGACGCCCGCCGCGGCCAAAGCCTCGTAGTCTGGGCCATCCACGAAGGCCGGGGCGCCGCCCGGGAAGTGGACCGCTACCTCATGGGGAGCACGGACCTGCCTTAG
- a CDS encoding type II toxin-antitoxin system PemK/MazF family toxin, whose amino-acid sequence MARILRGEIRWANLSPTRGREQAVRRPVLILSHEIFNQRTETVISMAITSQPQRAGFPLTLSLNSADLPKQSWVKIGQVRTLSTQRIGSRLGHATGDELDRIIEGLCEIIGP is encoded by the coding sequence TTGGCCCGAATATTGAGGGGTGAAATCCGCTGGGCGAATTTGAGTCCCACACGTGGCCGGGAGCAAGCTGTACGACGGCCTGTTCTAATCTTGAGCCACGAGATTTTTAATCAGCGAACCGAGACGGTAATTTCCATGGCGATTACGAGTCAGCCTCAACGTGCCGGTTTCCCGCTGACCCTTTCGCTCAATTCGGCAGATCTTCCAAAACAGTCGTGGGTTAAGATCGGCCAGGTCCGAACCCTTTCAACACAGAGAATCGGTAGCAGGTTGGGCCATGCCACCGGTGACGAATTGGATAGGATCATAGAAGGACTTTGCGAGATTATAGGTCCATAA